A single region of the Pseudomonas solani genome encodes:
- a CDS encoding group II truncated hemoglobin yields MSTPSFGVGDASYQAAGGIDGLRRLVDDFYRLMDELPEARDLRGMHPESLELSRDKLASFLSGWLGGPRLFSEKYGSIAIPAFHAQWPIDEARSAAWLLCMERAIALQGYSSEFADYLLAQLRIPAERVVQASRNRHG; encoded by the coding sequence TTGAGCACCCCATCCTTTGGCGTCGGCGATGCCTCCTACCAGGCCGCTGGCGGGATCGACGGCCTGCGCCGCCTGGTTGACGACTTCTATCGTCTGATGGACGAGCTGCCGGAGGCCCGCGACCTGCGCGGCATGCACCCGGAGAGCCTGGAGCTGTCGCGGGACAAGCTCGCCAGCTTCCTCAGCGGTTGGCTCGGCGGCCCGCGTCTGTTCAGCGAGAAATACGGCTCCATCGCCATTCCCGCCTTCCACGCCCAATGGCCGATCGACGAAGCCCGCAGCGCCGCCTGGCTGCTGTGCATGGAGCGGGCGATCGCGCTGCAGGGCTACTCCAGCGAATTCGCCGACTACCTCCTGGCCCAGTTGCGCATCCCCGCCGAGCGGGTGGTGCAGGCCAGCCGCAACCGCCACGGCTGA
- a CDS encoding MerR family transcriptional regulator: MHIGELASRTGASAKAIRLYEEQGLLGPVPRQGVYRVYGERHLQQVLLIRQAQSVGFRLAELHPLLAGGEEPDWPELYQRLQDKRAALRAEIRRLQRLDAQLGRIGAEIHACIGGQPQADQALCATEPAQRGALLQEA, from the coding sequence ATGCACATCGGCGAACTCGCCAGCCGCACCGGCGCCAGCGCCAAGGCCATCCGCCTGTATGAAGAGCAGGGCCTGCTCGGCCCGGTGCCGCGCCAGGGCGTCTATCGCGTTTATGGCGAGCGCCACCTGCAGCAGGTGCTGCTGATCCGCCAGGCGCAATCGGTGGGCTTCCGCCTGGCCGAACTGCATCCCCTGCTGGCCGGTGGCGAAGAACCCGACTGGCCCGAGCTGTACCAGCGCCTGCAGGACAAACGCGCCGCCCTGCGTGCGGAAATCCGCCGGCTGCAACGCCTGGATGCGCAGTTGGGGCGTATCGGCGCAGAAATCCATGCCTGCATCGGCGGCCAGCCCCAGGCCGACCAGGCCCTTTGCGCCACCGAACCCGCCCAGCGCGGCGCCCTGCTGCAGGAGGCTTGA
- a CDS encoding NAD(P)H-dependent oxidoreductase, producing the protein MATKRVLVVLGHPSGESYCAALAQAYAQAAQAAGHEVRTLYLHQLDFDPILHAGYRRIQPLEPDLLRAQELITWAEHLCFVYPIWWGGVPALFKGFLDRILLPGFAFAYRKGNPFPARLLKGRSAHQLVPLDTPPWYFRWVYRAPGLNQMERTTLKFCGINPVRTLPLGPIRGASEARLAGWLEDARKLAGRI; encoded by the coding sequence ATGGCAACGAAACGCGTCCTGGTGGTACTCGGGCATCCCTCCGGCGAGAGCTACTGCGCGGCACTGGCGCAGGCTTATGCACAGGCGGCTCAGGCGGCGGGCCACGAGGTGCGCACGCTGTACCTGCACCAGCTGGACTTCGACCCCATCCTCCACGCGGGCTACCGGCGCATCCAGCCACTGGAGCCGGACCTGCTCCGCGCCCAGGAGCTGATCACCTGGGCCGAGCACCTGTGCTTCGTCTACCCCATCTGGTGGGGCGGCGTGCCAGCGCTGTTCAAGGGCTTTCTCGACCGCATCCTGCTGCCGGGCTTCGCCTTCGCCTACCGCAAGGGCAACCCCTTCCCGGCGCGGCTGCTCAAGGGCCGCTCGGCGCACCAGTTGGTGCCCCTCGATACGCCGCCCTGGTACTTCCGCTGGGTCTACCGCGCTCCCGGGCTGAACCAGATGGAGCGCACCACCCTGAAATTCTGCGGCATCAACCCGGTGCGCACGCTGCCGCTGGGGCCGATACGCGGCGCCAGCGAGGCACGCCTGGCCGGCTGGCTGGAGGATGCGCGCAAGCTGGCGGGGCGGATCTGA
- a CDS encoding SDR family NAD(P)-dependent oxidoreductase, protein MDFNLTHKRALVSGSTKGIGFAIAAGLAREGARVILNGRSQGSVDEALARLRAQQPDARVEGFAGDLTRPEEIARLVQHHPEVDVLVNNLGIFDPKPFDDIPDEDWQRFFDTNVMSGVRLTRAYLAGMKARNWGRVVFISSESGVQIPTEMIHYGVTKTAQLGLSRGLAETCAGTGVTVNAVLPGPTHSEGVGEFVDKLSGGQSFESFEKEFFTSARPTSLLKRFARPEEVANLVVYVCSEASSATNGAALRVDGGVVRSAF, encoded by the coding sequence ATGGACTTCAACCTGACCCACAAACGCGCCCTGGTCTCGGGCTCCACCAAGGGCATCGGCTTCGCCATCGCCGCCGGCCTGGCCCGCGAGGGTGCACGGGTGATCCTCAACGGCCGCAGCCAGGGTTCGGTGGACGAGGCCCTCGCCCGCCTGCGCGCCCAGCAGCCCGATGCCAGGGTCGAAGGCTTCGCCGGTGACCTGACCCGGCCCGAGGAGATCGCCCGGCTGGTGCAGCACCACCCGGAAGTGGACGTGCTGGTGAACAACCTGGGCATCTTCGATCCCAAGCCCTTCGACGACATTCCCGACGAGGACTGGCAGCGCTTCTTCGACACCAACGTCATGTCCGGCGTACGCCTGACCCGCGCCTACCTGGCCGGCATGAAGGCGCGCAACTGGGGCCGCGTGGTGTTCATCAGCAGCGAGAGCGGCGTGCAGATCCCGACGGAGATGATCCACTACGGCGTCACCAAGACCGCGCAACTGGGCCTCTCCCGCGGGCTGGCCGAGACCTGCGCCGGCACCGGGGTCACGGTCAACGCCGTGCTGCCCGGCCCGACCCACTCCGAAGGCGTGGGCGAGTTCGTCGACAAGCTCTCCGGAGGCCAGAGCTTCGAATCCTTCGAGAAGGAGTTCTTCACCAGCGCCCGCCCCACCTCGCTGCTCAAGCGCTTCGCCCGCCCGGAGGAAGTGGCCAACCTGGTGGTCTATGTCTGCTCCGAGGCTTCCTCCGCCACCAATGGTGCCGCTCTTCGCGTAGACGGCGGCGTAGTGCGCTCGGCCTTCTAA
- a CDS encoding YebC/PmpR family DNA-binding transcriptional regulator gives MGAQWKAKPKEAAANARGKIFGKLVKEIMIAARNGADPDMNPKLRLAVHQAKKASMPKDTLERAIKKGAGLTGEVVNYERTLYEGFAPHRVPVIVECLTDNLNRTVAEIRVLFRKGQLGTSGSVSWDFDHLGMIEAEPASADADPELAAIEAGAQDFETGDEGATFYTDPTDLDAVCKALPEFGFTVASANLGYKAKNPVALSGAELEEVEAFLDALDNHDDVQNIYVGLQAN, from the coding sequence ATGGGCGCCCAGTGGAAAGCCAAACCTAAAGAAGCCGCCGCCAACGCCCGAGGGAAGATCTTCGGCAAGCTGGTGAAGGAAATCATGATCGCCGCCCGTAACGGCGCCGACCCGGACATGAACCCCAAGCTGCGCCTTGCCGTGCACCAGGCCAAGAAGGCCTCGATGCCCAAGGACACCCTGGAGCGCGCCATCAAGAAAGGCGCCGGCCTCACCGGTGAAGTGGTCAACTACGAGCGCACCCTCTACGAAGGTTTCGCCCCGCACCGCGTGCCGGTGATCGTCGAGTGCCTGACCGACAACCTCAACCGTACCGTCGCCGAGATCCGCGTGCTGTTCCGCAAGGGCCAGCTGGGCACCTCCGGCTCGGTGTCCTGGGACTTCGACCACCTGGGCATGATCGAGGCCGAACCGGCCAGCGCCGATGCGGACCCGGAACTGGCTGCCATCGAAGCCGGCGCCCAGGACTTCGAAACCGGTGACGAAGGCGCCACCTTCTACACCGACCCCACCGACCTGGACGCCGTGTGCAAGGCACTGCCGGAGTTCGGCTTCACCGTGGCGTCGGCCAACCTGGGCTACAAGGCGAAGAACCCGGTCGCGCTGTCCGGTGCCGAGCTGGAAGAAGTCGAAGCCTTCCTCGACGCCCTCGACAACCACGACGACGTGCAGAACATCTACGTCGGCCTGCAGGCCAACTGA
- a CDS encoding TolC family protein, with protein MTNNYKAFAASLLALAISGCAVTSQPIDKSVSEERARTDLQTMFQGQEPLSGPLTLHQAMARAVKYNLEARLKVMEQAMAERQLDLASFDMLPRMALSAGYAGRNNVSASSSQSIETGTQSLEPSTSQDRDRGVADLTMVWNVLDFGVAYVSAKQQADQRLIVEERRRKVIHTITQDVRSAYWRAVAAERLLKQIDSLMGRVEQARENSRHMSNQRIGDAVQVLAYQRALIEATRQLEDQRRALTLAKTELAALINLPLSTSYQLASTEGYSVPELKVDFTRLEQQALASRPELREQDYQARISAAETRKAMLRLLPGLEFSAGGHYDSNSFLVNQSWADYGVKVTWNLFNVLSAPAAIDVAKAGQKVADARRQAMSMAVLAQLYVANANFHEAQRQFQTSQQLADLDGQIAEQLRNRYSTQSIGELELIQGELNTLQAQLKRDLSYADLRNAYSQLFISAGVDPLPDALPDANLSTIAGALANSESRWENGDIGTAK; from the coding sequence ATGACCAACAATTACAAAGCGTTTGCGGCCAGTTTGCTGGCCTTGGCAATCAGTGGCTGCGCCGTTACCAGCCAACCCATCGACAAGAGCGTGAGCGAGGAACGTGCGCGCACCGACCTGCAGACCATGTTCCAGGGCCAGGAGCCGCTGTCCGGCCCGCTGACCCTGCACCAGGCCATGGCCCGTGCGGTGAAGTACAACCTCGAGGCGCGCCTGAAGGTGATGGAGCAGGCCATGGCCGAGCGTCAGCTCGACCTCGCCAGCTTCGACATGCTGCCGCGCATGGCACTGTCCGCCGGCTACGCCGGGCGCAACAACGTCAGCGCTTCCAGCAGCCAGAGCATCGAGACCGGCACCCAGTCCCTGGAACCGTCCACCTCGCAAGACCGCGATCGCGGCGTGGCGGACCTGACCATGGTGTGGAACGTGCTCGACTTCGGCGTCGCCTACGTCAGCGCCAAGCAGCAGGCCGACCAGCGCCTGATCGTCGAAGAACGCCGCCGCAAGGTCATCCACACCATCACCCAGGACGTGCGCTCCGCCTACTGGCGCGCCGTGGCGGCCGAGCGCCTGCTCAAGCAGATCGACAGCCTCATGGGCCGCGTGGAGCAGGCCCGCGAGAACAGCCGCCACATGAGTAACCAGCGCATCGGCGATGCCGTGCAGGTGCTGGCTTATCAGCGGGCGCTGATCGAAGCCACGCGCCAGTTGGAAGACCAGCGCCGCGCCCTGACCCTGGCCAAGACCGAACTGGCCGCGCTGATCAACCTGCCGCTGAGCACCAGCTACCAGCTGGCCTCCACCGAGGGCTACAGCGTGCCCGAGCTGAAGGTCGACTTCACCCGCCTGGAGCAGCAGGCCCTGGCCAGCCGCCCCGAGCTGCGCGAGCAGGACTACCAGGCGCGCATCAGTGCCGCCGAAACCCGCAAGGCCATGCTGCGCCTGCTGCCCGGCCTGGAGTTCTCCGCCGGCGGCCACTACGACAGCAACAGCTTCCTGGTGAACCAGAGCTGGGCCGACTACGGCGTGAAGGTCACCTGGAACCTGTTCAACGTGCTCTCGGCACCGGCGGCCATCGATGTCGCCAAGGCCGGGCAGAAAGTCGCCGACGCGCGTCGTCAGGCGATGTCCATGGCGGTGCTGGCCCAGCTGTACGTGGCCAACGCCAACTTCCACGAGGCCCAGCGCCAGTTCCAGACCAGCCAGCAACTGGCCGACCTGGACGGGCAGATCGCCGAGCAACTGCGCAACCGCTACAGCACCCAGAGCATCGGCGAGCTGGAACTGATCCAGGGCGAGCTGAACACCCTGCAGGCGCAGCTCAAGCGTGACCTGTCCTATGCCGACCTGCGCAACGCCTACAGCCAGCTGTTCATCAGCGCCGGTGTCGACCCGCTGCCGGACGCACTGCCGGACGCCAACCTCTCCACCATCGCCGGGGCCTTGGCCAACAGCGAATCGCGTTGGGAAAACGGGGATATCGGCACCGCGAAGTAA
- a CDS encoding beta strand repeat-containing protein codes for MSVAAGATLALAGNEALGNLSGAGSVTLGSFNLTSNQTADTTFSGGISGTGGVTFNQTGAATYSTTLSGTNTYTGNTVLANYGWLKLNGDASMADTNAVRVNGNSVLTLLSDQTVGSLASNNANASIQLGSYTLTAGGDNTSTSVSGAVSGTGSLVKQGSGTLTLSGSNTYGGTTTVSAGTLSIAGDGNLGSGAVILAGGTLLDVTGATTIDNAIVLAGNSSIGNSNAVTLSGAISGAYDLTKTGSGTLTLSGSNSYGATYVSAGTLSITNDGNLGSGAVNLAAGTTLALTGANTIDNAIVLGGDASVSASAAATLSGVISGAFTLTKAGASTLTLSGSNTYGATTVSAGTLSVASDSNLGSGTLTLGAGTTLAVTSAATLDNAIALSGSATVNTSADTTLSGVISGSNNLTKTGASTLTLTGNNTYSGSTSVNSGTLSIASDANLGAGALNLANGTTLQITGNTTLDNALALTGLVTVNAGAAATLSGTISGTGSLIKAGASNLTLSGSNTNSGTTTVSAGTLVVDGSTASATTVANGATLAGSGTLGGDVVVQSGGTLSPGGAGVAILTVNGNLTLASGSTLALDINGTTAGTGYDRVVVNGTVDVSGAALAVTHGYAAGSGDSYTVIVNDAADAVAGTFSGVSEGGTFNAAGNGTQLTTSYIGGSGNDLSLTAPIAPTVTSVSSSTANGTYKIGDVITVTVRFDSAVNVTGTPTLTLETGATDRVLNYVSGSGSDTLSFTYTVQAGDSSADLDYASTSALSLNGGTIKDGANQNAILTLATPGAAGSLGANKALVVDGVRPAATSITLSDTNLRIGETATVTITFAEQVVGLDTADFAVSGGSLSGLGTSDGGLTWTATFTPSANVSGATNIITLNNSGVMDLAGNIGSGTTDSGNYAIDTQRPTATIVVTDTTLKAGQTTTVTITFNEAVTGLTTADFSVENGTLSGLSSGDGGITWTATLTPSATITDTSNLITLDNTGVQDLAGNAGSGSTDSNNYAIDTERPTATIVVADTALKAGQTTTVTITFSEAVSGLTTADFSVANGSLSGLSSSDGGITWTATLTPSANVTDTSNLITLDNTGYTDLAGNAGLGSTDSNNYAIDSLAPAVTSVTVPANGTYGSGQNLDFTVNFGEAVTVDTLGGMPRLVITLDTGGTAYAEYLSGSGTTALVFRLVVTSGQADANGISVGGALQANGGTLRDAAGNDVVTTLNSVGDTSAVLVDAVAPRVTDIALDGTSPTTNSSVSFTVTFSEDVTGLDLADFNLLTGGSVSGTLQSLVQLTGNTWRVTVSGITGQGSLGLSLPAIASGVADGQGNAMVDSYSTIGYQIGSLDNGDPEFRANPPVTTPIETPAPLQPTVPSAPPPSTTTSPLIPPPLFEQPTLGSGIPTVGNIFINNGALAPSFIAQVFASSDSSSDGGGAGFLGFGGGDGGVFGASTFSGLFSKDKPQESNEKIFDKQRGNGQGGRSFGAPTLGQQLHEMKEAEQRQVRQLAQALGQVAGTAAQG; via the coding sequence GTGTCGGTCGCAGCCGGTGCCACCCTGGCCCTGGCCGGCAACGAGGCGCTGGGCAACCTCTCCGGTGCCGGCTCGGTGACGCTCGGCAGCTTCAACCTCACCAGCAACCAGACGGCGGACACCACCTTCTCCGGCGGCATCAGCGGCACCGGTGGGGTGACCTTCAACCAGACCGGGGCCGCCACCTACTCGACCACGCTTTCCGGCACCAACACCTACACCGGCAACACCGTGCTCGCCAACTACGGCTGGCTGAAGCTCAACGGCGACGCCTCCATGGCTGACACCAACGCCGTGCGGGTCAATGGCAACAGTGTCCTGACGCTGCTCTCGGACCAGACCGTCGGCAGCCTGGCGAGCAACAACGCCAACGCCAGCATCCAACTGGGCAGCTACACCCTGACCGCCGGGGGTGACAACACCTCCACCTCGGTTTCGGGTGCAGTGTCCGGCACCGGCTCGCTGGTCAAGCAGGGCAGCGGCACCCTGACCCTGTCCGGCAGCAATACCTACGGTGGCACCACCACCGTCTCCGCCGGCACCCTGTCGATCGCCGGCGACGGCAACCTGGGCAGCGGGGCCGTCATCCTGGCGGGAGGCACCCTGCTCGACGTCACGGGCGCTACCACCATCGACAACGCCATCGTCCTGGCCGGCAACAGCAGCATCGGCAACAGCAACGCCGTCACCCTCAGTGGTGCCATCAGCGGTGCCTACGACCTGACGAAAACCGGCAGCGGCACCCTGACCCTGTCCGGCAGCAACAGCTACGGCGCCACCTATGTGAGTGCCGGCACCCTGTCGATCACAAACGATGGCAACCTGGGATCGGGCGCGGTGAACCTGGCCGCCGGCACCACCCTGGCGCTCACCGGCGCCAATACCATCGACAACGCCATCGTGCTCGGCGGCGATGCCTCGGTGAGCGCCTCGGCCGCCGCGACCCTGTCGGGTGTGATCAGCGGCGCCTTCACCCTGACCAAGGCCGGCGCCAGCACCCTGACCCTGTCCGGCAGCAACACCTACGGTGCGACGACCGTCAGTGCCGGCACCCTCAGCGTCGCCAGCGACAGCAACCTCGGCAGCGGTACGCTGACCCTGGGCGCCGGCACGACCCTGGCGGTGACCAGCGCCGCCACCCTCGACAACGCCATCGCCCTGAGCGGCAGCGCCACGGTCAACACCAGTGCCGATACCACCCTGTCCGGGGTGATCAGTGGCAGCAACAACCTGACCAAGACCGGTGCCAGCACCCTGACCCTGACCGGCAACAACACCTACAGCGGCAGCACCAGCGTCAACAGCGGGACCCTGAGCATCGCCAGCGACGCCAACCTCGGCGCCGGGGCGCTCAACCTGGCCAACGGCACCACCCTGCAGATCACCGGCAACACCACCCTCGACAACGCCCTGGCGCTGACCGGCCTGGTGACCGTCAATGCCGGCGCTGCGGCCACCCTGTCCGGCACCATCAGCGGTACCGGCAGCCTGATCAAGGCCGGCGCCAGCAACCTGACCCTGTCCGGCAGCAACACCAACAGCGGCACCACCACCGTCTCCGCCGGCACCCTGGTGGTCGACGGCAGCACCGCCAGCGCCACCACCGTGGCCAACGGGGCGACCCTGGCCGGCAGCGGCACCCTGGGCGGCGACGTCGTCGTGCAGAGCGGCGGCACCCTGTCCCCGGGCGGCGCGGGCGTCGCCATCCTGACCGTCAACGGCAACCTGACGCTGGCCTCGGGCAGCACCCTGGCCCTGGACATCAACGGCACCACCGCCGGCACCGGCTACGACCGGGTGGTGGTCAACGGCACCGTCGACGTCTCCGGCGCCGCCCTGGCGGTCACCCATGGCTACGCGGCCGGCAGTGGCGACAGCTACACGGTGATCGTCAACGACGCCGCCGATGCCGTGGCCGGCACCTTCAGCGGCGTCAGCGAGGGCGGCACGTTCAACGCCGCCGGCAACGGCACCCAGCTGACCACCAGCTACATCGGCGGCAGCGGCAACGACCTGTCCCTGACCGCGCCCATCGCCCCGACCGTCACCAGCGTCTCGTCCAGCACCGCCAACGGCACCTACAAGATCGGCGATGTCATCACCGTCACCGTGCGCTTCGATTCGGCGGTCAACGTCACCGGCACCCCGACCCTGACCCTGGAGACCGGTGCCACCGACCGGGTGCTCAACTACGTGTCCGGCTCGGGCTCCGACACCCTGAGCTTCACCTACACCGTGCAGGCCGGCGACAGCTCCGCCGACCTCGACTACGCCTCCACCTCGGCCCTGAGCCTCAATGGCGGCACCATCAAGGACGGTGCCAACCAGAACGCCATCCTCACCCTGGCCACCCCCGGTGCGGCAGGCTCCCTGGGCGCCAACAAGGCCCTGGTGGTGGACGGTGTGCGCCCGGCGGCCACCAGCATCACCCTCAGCGACACCAACCTGCGCATCGGCGAGACCGCCACCGTCACCATCACCTTCGCCGAGCAGGTGGTCGGGCTGGACACGGCGGACTTCGCGGTGTCCGGCGGCTCGCTCTCGGGCCTGGGCACCAGCGATGGCGGTCTCACCTGGACCGCCACCTTCACTCCGAGCGCCAACGTCAGCGGCGCCACCAACATCATCACCCTGAACAATTCCGGGGTGATGGACCTGGCGGGCAACATCGGCAGCGGCACCACCGACTCGGGCAACTACGCCATCGACACCCAGCGCCCGACGGCCACCATCGTGGTCACCGACACGACGCTGAAGGCCGGGCAGACCACCACCGTCACCATCACCTTCAACGAGGCGGTGACCGGGCTGACCACGGCGGACTTCAGCGTGGAAAACGGCACCCTGAGCGGCCTCAGCTCCGGCGACGGCGGCATCACCTGGACGGCGACCCTGACGCCCAGCGCCACCATCACCGACACCAGCAACCTGATCACCCTGGACAACACCGGGGTGCAGGACCTGGCGGGCAACGCCGGCAGCGGCAGCACCGATTCCAACAACTACGCCATCGACACCGAGCGGCCGACGGCCACCATCGTGGTCGCCGACACCGCGCTGAAGGCCGGGCAGACCACCACCGTCACCATCACCTTCAGCGAGGCGGTGAGCGGGCTGACCACGGCGGACTTCAGCGTGGCCAACGGCAGCCTGAGCGGGCTCAGCAGCAGTGACGGCGGCATCACCTGGACGGCGACCCTGACGCCGAGCGCCAATGTCACCGACACCAGCAACCTGATCACCCTGGACAACACCGGCTACACCGACCTGGCAGGCAACGCCGGCCTCGGCAGCACCGACTCCAACAACTACGCCATCGACAGCCTGGCGCCGGCGGTGACCTCGGTCACGGTCCCGGCCAACGGCACCTACGGTTCTGGCCAGAACCTCGACTTCACCGTCAACTTCGGCGAGGCCGTCACCGTCGATACCCTCGGTGGCATGCCGCGTCTGGTCATCACCCTGGACACCGGCGGCACCGCCTACGCCGAGTACCTGAGCGGCAGCGGCACCACCGCACTGGTGTTCCGCCTGGTGGTCACCAGTGGCCAGGCCGATGCCAACGGCATCAGCGTCGGCGGCGCCCTCCAGGCCAACGGCGGCACCCTGCGCGACGCCGCCGGCAACGACGTGGTGACCACGCTCAACAGCGTCGGTGATACCAGCGCCGTGCTGGTGGATGCAGTGGCTCCCCGGGTCACCGATATCGCCCTGGACGGCACCTCGCCCACCACCAACAGCTCGGTGAGCTTCACCGTCACCTTCAGCGAAGACGTCACCGGGCTCGACCTGGCCGACTTCAACCTGCTTACCGGTGGCAGCGTCAGCGGCACCCTGCAGTCCCTCGTGCAACTGACCGGCAACACCTGGCGTGTCACGGTCAGCGGCATCACCGGCCAGGGCAGCCTGGGCCTGTCGCTGCCGGCCATCGCCAGCGGTGTCGCCGACGGTCAGGGCAACGCCATGGTGGATTCCTACTCCACCATCGGCTACCAGATCGGCTCCCTGGACAACGGCGACCCGGAATTCCGTGCCAACCCGCCGGTGACCACACCGATCGAGACCCCTGCGCCGCTGCAGCCCACCGTGCCCAGCGCGCCGCCGCCCTCGACCACCACCTCGCCGCTGATCCCGCCGCCGCTGTTCGAACAGCCGACCCTGGGCAGCGGTATTCCTACCGTGGGCAACATCTTCATCAACAACGGTGCCCTGGCACCCAGCTTCATCGCCCAGGTGTTCGCCAGCAGCGACAGCAGTAGCGACGGTGGCGGAGCAGGCTTCCTCGGTTTCGGTGGCGGGGATGGTGGCGTGTTCGGCGCCAGCACCTTCTCCGGCCTGTTCAGCAAGGACAAGCCCCAGGAGAGCAACGAGAAGATCTTCGACAAGCAACGTGGCAATGGGCAGGGCGGGCGCAGCTTCGGCGCGCCGACCCTGGGCCAGCAGCTGCATGAGATGAAGGAAGCCGAGCAGCGCCAGGTGCGTCAGCTGGCACAGGCCCTGGGGCAGGTCGCGGGGACGGCCGCCCAGGGTTGA
- a CDS encoding DUF4347 domain-containing protein, which produces MGWGHSRKAGRNGKAKGAEAAPLACPLPLISALEPRMMFDGAVAATVADTAASAATSAPTAADAAHDTGASDSSHAGTADNSHGTQDLQASPVTDGQNGVRKEIVFVDTRAPNYQELLKAVSPNAEVVLLSTNKDGVQQIADALAGRTGIDAIHIISHGDSGVLLLGNGPLFEGNLGQYASQLSSIGKALTTDGDILLYGCEVGAGSEGQAFVTKLAGMTGADIAASDDNTGGNAKGGDWDLEIATGQIAASSALSLSRLGGYDHLLVTTAVNNIADLKSAIATGNTDGVDDVITLTGNITFASFNDAITINVTDGHTLQIVGGGFALDGANKTRVLDVTTSGANSKVALDNITIRNGLLVGNGANEGAPAMDSLGAAIRNAGVLTITNSTITANKASGGGGGGGDFGGNYAGGGGGGGGFGTTLGGTGGTSAGAAITPTSPSTVTGGNGGGPNPDFGGVAAALRQVRVAVTSVTVRTLPATPPGDRAGWPTTAASASAAAAVVVAHRRPAAGGLLPQAASTTPAAAS; this is translated from the coding sequence ATGGGCTGGGGTCATTCGAGGAAGGCAGGTCGCAACGGCAAGGCCAAAGGTGCGGAGGCTGCGCCCCTGGCGTGCCCGCTGCCGCTGATCAGTGCGCTGGAGCCGCGCATGATGTTCGACGGCGCGGTGGCCGCGACGGTTGCCGATACCGCCGCCTCGGCGGCCACCTCCGCTCCCACAGCGGCCGACGCGGCCCATGACACCGGCGCCAGCGACAGCAGCCATGCCGGCACCGCCGACAACAGCCACGGCACCCAGGACCTGCAGGCCAGCCCGGTGACCGACGGGCAGAACGGCGTGCGCAAGGAAATCGTCTTCGTCGACACGCGTGCGCCGAACTACCAGGAGCTGCTCAAGGCCGTCTCGCCCAATGCCGAGGTGGTGCTGCTGTCCACCAACAAGGACGGCGTGCAGCAGATCGCCGACGCCCTGGCCGGGCGCACCGGCATCGACGCCATCCACATCATTTCCCACGGCGATTCCGGGGTGCTGCTGCTGGGCAACGGGCCGCTGTTCGAAGGCAACCTCGGGCAATACGCCTCCCAGCTTTCCAGCATCGGCAAGGCGCTGACCACCGATGGCGACATCCTCCTCTACGGCTGCGAAGTGGGGGCCGGCAGCGAAGGCCAGGCCTTTGTCACCAAGCTGGCCGGCATGACCGGGGCGGACATCGCCGCTTCCGACGACAACACCGGCGGCAACGCCAAGGGCGGTGACTGGGACCTGGAGATCGCCACCGGCCAGATCGCGGCCAGCAGCGCCCTGAGCCTGTCGCGCCTGGGCGGTTATGACCACCTGCTGGTGACCACGGCGGTGAACAACATCGCCGACCTGAAGAGCGCCATTGCCACGGGCAATACCGACGGCGTCGACGATGTCATCACCCTGACGGGCAACATCACTTTCGCCAGCTTCAACGATGCCATCACCATCAACGTCACCGACGGCCATACCTTGCAGATCGTCGGCGGCGGTTTCGCGCTGGACGGCGCCAACAAGACCCGGGTGCTGGACGTGACCACCAGCGGCGCCAACTCCAAGGTCGCGCTGGACAACATCACCATCCGCAACGGCCTGCTCGTCGGCAACGGGGCCAATGAAGGTGCCCCCGCTATGGACAGCCTGGGCGCGGCTATCCGCAACGCGGGCGTATTGACCATCACCAACAGCACCATCACCGCCAACAAGGCATCCGGCGGCGGCGGTGGCGGTGGCGACTTCGGTGGCAACTACGCCGGGGGCGGCGGCGGCGGCGGTGGTTTTGGTACCACCCTCGGCGGCACCGGGGGAACCAGCGCCGGTGCCGCCATAACGCCCACCTCACCTTCCACTGTCACCGGAGGTAATGGCGGCGGTCCCAACCCCGACTTCGGGGGCGTGGCGGCAGCGCTGCGGCAGGTTCGGGTGGCAGTTACTTCGGTAACGGTTCGAACACTGCCGGCTACACCGCCGGGGGATCGGGCGGGGTGGCCAACAACGGCAGCATCAGCATCGGCGGCGGCGGCGGTGGTGGTGGCTCATCGGCGGCCGGCGGCAGGGGGGCTGCTGCCGCAGGCGGCATCTACAACTCCAGCAGCGGCATCCTGA